Proteins encoded by one window of Cydia fagiglandana chromosome Z, ilCydFagi1.1, whole genome shotgun sequence:
- the LOC134678337 gene encoding zinc finger protein ZFP2 isoform X1: MSADAASLPCPICLQSGVFESVQLLRDRLIHVSTNKIVCPVCQEEVCGLDKLTIHLFTHVKLINTRDISEKNNEFTETCKSKANIPVTSTNQKKSRTSTAKNKPTTSTANAPVKFVKIYPKLPVMPANTAPVLLDPSREPAEGGVQAAALKVSSIKKEKSQLQVNTTCDICGIQFVDEIILRMHRCLIHNIDDNSNHSISRYQCHLCPKNFKMRGSLMVHLRVAHYGFQSDTSNAQTDSANEIGSGNQHFPANDKPSNYERNDNKQWQCDVCRKCFTTKYFLKKHKRLHTGETPYACSQCNKTFTFQQSYHKHLLYHNDEKPHTCGYCGRAFKELSTLHNHQRIHTGEKPFSCETCGKCFRQRVSYLVHRRIHTGVMPYKCTACDKSFRYKVSQRTHKCQAQPPGTVVRQTGDLVEKLKRKHPEPSSSPSGSPEESCENMKYHQVSEANAELVRTGAKLSLEDTETDNFTLIAEAFNDNIKNSTKQVTDEDNIVLPESNSPVLDKNIPSPSETFKNLCLSKEDDYNGVQQEKYEVGEFSMYKEFNLFL, encoded by the exons ATGAGTGCAGATGCTGCATCGTTGCCCTGTCCGATATGTTTGCAAAGTGGTGTTTTCGAGTCTGTGCAATTACTTAGGGACCGGTTAATACACGTGTCCACTAACAAAATTGTATGTCCCGTTTGTCAAGAAGAGGTATGTGGACTGGACAAGTTGACTATCCATTTATTCACTCATGTAAAGTTAATTAATACAAGAGATATTAGCgagaaaaataatgaatttacgGAAACCTGTAAATCAAAAGCAAACATTCCAGTCACCTCTACTAATCAGAAGAAATCCAGAACGTCAACGGCTAAAAATAAACCAACAACATCTACGGCAAATGCACCCGTGAAATTCGTCAAGATATATCCAAAGTTGCCAGTAATGCCAGCAAATACGGCACCAGTATTATTAGACCCATCACGCGAACCGGCTGAAGGTGGAGTTCAAGCGGCTGCTCTAAAGGTTTCATCTATTAAGAAGGAAAAGTCGCAGTTGCAAGTCAATACAACCTGTGATATTTGCGGTATCCAATTCGTGGACGAAATAATTCTGAGAATGCATCGATGCCTTATACACAATATAGACGATAATTCTAATCACAGCATTTCAAGATACCAATGTCATTTATGTCCAAAAAACTTTAAGATGAGGGGATCCCTCATGGTTCACTTGCGAGTAGCACATTACGGATTTCAATCCGATACTAGCAACGCGCAAACCGACTCGGCAAATGAAATTGGCTCCGGCAATCAACATTTTCCTGCCAATGATAAACCCAGCAATTACGAGAGGAATGACAATAAACAATGGCAGTGTGATGTTTGTCGAAAATGTTTTACTACAAAATATTTCCTGAAGAAGCATAAGCGTCTTCACACAG GTGAAACGCCATACGCCTGCTCGCAGTGCAACAAGACGTTCACGTTCCAACAATCTTACCATAAACACTTGCTGTACCACAACGACGAGAAGCCGCATACGTGCGGTTACTGTGGTCGCGCTTTCAAGGAGCTCTCCACTCTGCACAACCATCAGCGGATCCACACCGGCGAGAAGCCTTTCTCTTGCGAGACATGTG GTAAATGTTTTCGGCAACGAGTGTCCTACCTCGTCCATCGACGCATTCACACTGGTGTTATGCCATACAAATGCACAGCCTGTGACAAAAGTTTTCGCTATAAA GTATCCCAGAGAACTCATAAGTGCCAAGCTCAGCCACCGGGCACGGTAGTACGACAGACTGGTGACCTAGTAGAAAAATTGAAAAGAAAACATCCTGAGCCATCCTCATCCCCTTCAGGCTCTCCAGAAGAAAGTTGTGAAAATATGAAATACCACCAAGTTTCGGAAGCAAACGCAGAATTAGTACGGACGGGGGCGAAGCTTTCGTTAGAAGATACAGAAACTGATAATTTTACTCTAATTGCCGAAGCATTCaatgataatattaaaaattcTACGAAACAGGTAACTGATGAGGACAATATAGTGTTACCTGAATCCAATAGTCCTGTATTAGACAAGAATATTCCTTCACCATCAGAAACTTTCAAAAACTTATGTTTGTCTAAAGAAGACGATTATAATGGAGTTCAGCAAGAGAAATATGAAGTAGGAGAGTTTTCTATGTATAAAGAATTTAACTTATTCTTGTAA
- the LOC134678337 gene encoding zinc finger protein 135 isoform X2, producing the protein MSRLSRRGETPYACSQCNKTFTFQQSYHKHLLYHNDEKPHTCGYCGRAFKELSTLHNHQRIHTGEKPFSCETCGKCFRQRVSYLVHRRIHTGVMPYKCTACDKSFRYKVSQRTHKCQAQPPGTVVRQTGDLVEKLKRKHPEPSSSPSGSPEESCENMKYHQVSEANAELVRTGAKLSLEDTETDNFTLIAEAFNDNIKNSTKQVTDEDNIVLPESNSPVLDKNIPSPSETFKNLCLSKEDDYNGVQQEKYEVGEFSMYKEFNLFL; encoded by the exons ATGTCCCGTTTGTCAAGAAGAG GTGAAACGCCATACGCCTGCTCGCAGTGCAACAAGACGTTCACGTTCCAACAATCTTACCATAAACACTTGCTGTACCACAACGACGAGAAGCCGCATACGTGCGGTTACTGTGGTCGCGCTTTCAAGGAGCTCTCCACTCTGCACAACCATCAGCGGATCCACACCGGCGAGAAGCCTTTCTCTTGCGAGACATGTG GTAAATGTTTTCGGCAACGAGTGTCCTACCTCGTCCATCGACGCATTCACACTGGTGTTATGCCATACAAATGCACAGCCTGTGACAAAAGTTTTCGCTATAAA GTATCCCAGAGAACTCATAAGTGCCAAGCTCAGCCACCGGGCACGGTAGTACGACAGACTGGTGACCTAGTAGAAAAATTGAAAAGAAAACATCCTGAGCCATCCTCATCCCCTTCAGGCTCTCCAGAAGAAAGTTGTGAAAATATGAAATACCACCAAGTTTCGGAAGCAAACGCAGAATTAGTACGGACGGGGGCGAAGCTTTCGTTAGAAGATACAGAAACTGATAATTTTACTCTAATTGCCGAAGCATTCaatgataatattaaaaattcTACGAAACAGGTAACTGATGAGGACAATATAGTGTTACCTGAATCCAATAGTCCTGTATTAGACAAGAATATTCCTTCACCATCAGAAACTTTCAAAAACTTATGTTTGTCTAAAGAAGACGATTATAATGGAGTTCAGCAAGAGAAATATGAAGTAGGAGAGTTTTCTATGTATAAAGAATTTAACTTATTCTTGTAA
- the LOC134678986 gene encoding coiled-coil domain-containing protein 39: MEDQQKAPRYMTKLLDALGWNQGTRIPLANPDNQNLETLLIDRHNEIQRLKEALSLQNQKTSDLNNYKQHVLTEYQENTRLLFAHKQQLEQEVKLRQISVNNSDSLNRDITASNKQSKDISERIDKYQANIARLLKKADALKTEVCGEQGALQEWRAQLERNHGDITAIEQFTKQDISKAKALETKRQQLKVEHDHMLDRLNQLVSNLSAEERACERISVQVMESMEQRRQMMDMWASAVENLRQRDTEIRHIREDYEVLQVEANNIADKCREQQSFCDQQANNNAEAVRANMGLTQQLSNLRMTHQQLLDLNATLHSTAHCSQRELQNLRNTLEKLHMENRRIMEQQHRKDVAVEEIGNKIREIKEKLAESMDKNKTSEQRAKELEAILHEEERYASNLTLNQQRAMHCSFIEQQKLLALKNEEKLFHMQLKASKAIVSKLEKKKADVLRNLQTLKESLYNICYQAETTGAQVSHMEGAQLEREMSAELLARENRLLEVRARHAARAALLERHSAKLQDDMRRLARDLEQFVTTHVALQSRLRTSMLNVEGGEKDLRASRGEWRRDRVEEALMRLRVAHASRALASLDDRAYNADTQRLRLEAAMNERLVEIMARRDMFSVQVRALMEDCGKLRGEIKEREVRIDQLKKRYDIFIASLGKDDSGQQLSVTFFKIKFAAERAELRERGAALDADIGRQERDISALEATLRVVHAAHKHFLHHISPLAQDTPEIQELDELMKKFYEVRDELKDLYNATAALEPLVQDASARATALHDKCKQLEQRQADCENELDNLRDRISKHEGRLQNALDVVKNNAKRAKKFFDNVDDWRIFQLALWNRDYSEAASGALEALAETCAGVPAVYSHFAALAASADLQRYVTRHQRRLQLLVERLQADSRIGLPGDDEESVFSSSMSSMRSGMSITSGTTKRLTAFRKSLATKIKEPTMVEDLPVSALRSSVSLRVVTLGLDQLVSCAPSAAGRLGKTSTSR; this comes from the exons ATGGAGGACCAACAGAAAGCGCCGCGCTACATGACTAAACTATTGGATGCACTTGGTTGGAATCAAGGAACAAGAATTCCTCTAGCAAATCCTGATAACCAAAATCTAGAAACCCTCTTAATTGATAG ACATAATGAGATACAGAGGCTGAAGGAGGCTCTTTCGCTTCAGAATCAAAAAACCAGCGATCTTAATAACTACAAGCAACATGTGCTTACTGAGTATCAGGAAAATACA CGCCTACTATTTGCTCACAAGCAGCAGCTGGAGCAAGAGGTGAAGCTCCGCCAAATCTCCGTCAATAACTCTGACAGCCTCAACAGAGATATTACTGCATCCAACAAGCAGAGCAAGGACATCTCTGAGCGGATTGATAAATACCAAG CTAACATAGCACGCCTTCTCAAGAAAGCGGATGCTCTGAAGACCGAAGTTTGTGGGGAGCAAGGGGCACTGCAGGAATGGCGAGCGCAATTGGAGCGGAACCATGGAGACATCACTGCCATTGAACAATTCACCAAACAAGATATTTCCAAAGCAAAA gCATTGGAAACTAAGAGACAACAGTTAAAAGTAGAACATGACCATATGCTAGATCGGCTGAACCAGCTTGTGTCAAATCTCAGTGCTGAAGAGAGGGCGTGTGAGCGAATATCTGTAcaa GTGATGGAAAGTATGGAGCAAAGGAGGCAAATGATGGACATGTGGGCATCTGCTGTCGAAAATTTAAGGCAACGGGACACGGAAATTAGACACATCAGAGAG GACTACGAAGTGTTACAAGTGGAAGCAAACAACATAGCGGACAAATGTCGCGAGCAGCAGAGTTTCTGCGACCAGCAGGCCAACAACAACGCGGAGGCGGTGCGGGCCAACATGGGCCTCACGCAGCAGCTCTCCAACCTGCGGATGACGCACCAGCAGCTACTGGACCTGAACGCGACTCTGCACAGCACC GCCCATTGCTCGCAGCGCGAGCTGCAGAACCTGCGGAACACGCTCGAGAAGCTGCACATGGAGAACCGGCGCATCATGGAGCAGCAACATCGCAAGGACGTCGCCGTCGAGGAGATTGGCAACAAG ATACGAGAGATTAAGGAGAAATTAGCCGAATCAATGGACAAAAATAAAACTTCTGAACAACGTGCCAAGGAACTTGAAGCGATTTTGCAT GAAGAAGAGCGCTACGCCAGTAACCTGACGTTGAACCAGCAGCGCGCGATGCACTGCTCTTTCATAGAGCAGCAGAAACTCCTGGCGCTCAAGAACGAGGAAAAACTTTTCCATATGCAGCTTAAAG CTTCAAAAGCCATCGTCAGTAAATTGGAAAAGAAAAAAGCCGATGTCCTCAGAAACCTCCAGACTTTGAAAGAGTCTCTTTACAATATC TGTTACCAAGCGGAGACGACCGGCGCGCAAGTGTCGCACATGGAGGGCGCGCAGTTAGAGCGCGAGATGTCGGCCGAGTTACTGGCGCGCGAGAACAG ACTGTTGGAGGTGCGCGCGCGGCACGCAGCCCGGGCCGCACTGCTGGAGCGGCACTCGGCCAAGCTGCAGGACGACATGCGCCGCCTCGCGCGGGATCTCGAACAGTTCGTCACCACCCACGTCGCGCTG CAAAGCCGTCTGCGCACATCAATGTTGAACGTAGAAGGCGGCGAGAAAGACTTGCGTGCGTCGCGCGGCGAGTGGCGTCGCGATCGCGTCGAAGAGGCGTTGATGCGGCTGCGAGTCGCGCACGCGTCTCGCGCACTCGCTAGCCTGGACGACCGCGCGTACAACGCCGACACGCAGCGGCTGCGGCTTGAAGCG GCTATGAACGAACGCTTGGTGGAAATCATGGCGCGTCGCGACATGTTCAGCGTGCAAGTGCGTGCGCTCATGGAGGACTGCGGGAAACTGCGGGGCGAGATCAAAGAGCGAGAGGTCCGCATAGACCAGCTCAAGAAGAG ATACGACATTTTTATTGCTTCCCTGGGCAAGGATGACTCCGGGCAACAGTTGTCTGTGACCTTCTTCAAAATTAAG TTCGCAGCGGAGCGAGCGGAGCTGCGCgagcgcggcgcggcgctggACGCGGACATCGGGCGGCAGGAGCGCGACATCTCCGCGCTGGAGGCCACGCTGCGCGTCGTGCACGCCGCGCACAAACACTTCCTGCACCACATCTCGCCGCTCGCGCAAGACA CACCCGAAATCCAGGAGCTGGACGAGCTGATGAAGAAGTTCTACGAGGTGCGCGACGAGCTGAAAGACTTGTACAACGCGACCGCGGCCCTGGAGCCGCTCGTGCAGGACGCGAGCGCGCGCGCCACCGCGCTGCACGACAAGTGCAAGCAGCTCGAGCAACGGCA GGCCGACTGTGAGAATGAATTGGACAACTTAAGGGACAGAATCTCTAAGCACGAAGGCCGTCTACAGAATGCCCTGGATGTAGTCAAGAATAACGCTAAACGCGCGAAGAAGTTCTTTGACAACGTCGACGACTGGCGTATATTCCAA TTAGCTCTCTGGAACCGCGACTACTCGGAGGCGGCGAGCGGCGCGCTGGAGGCGCTCGCGGAGACGTGCGCTGGCGTGCCGGCCGTGTACTCGCACTTCGCCGCGCTCGCGGCCTCCGCGGACCTGCAGCGCTACGTGACGCGCCACCAGCGCCGGCTGCAGCTCCTCGTAGAACG TTTGCAAGCAGATTCGCGTATTGGATTACCCGGTGACGATGAAG AGTCAGTGTTTTCTTCGTCGATGTCTTCAATGCGGAGCGGGATGAGTATTACGAGCGGCACCACAAAGCGGCTGACTGCGTTCCGTAAGAGCCTCGCCACCAAGATTAAGGAGCCCACC ATGGTCGAAGACCTTCCAGTATCAG